One window of Micropterus dolomieu isolate WLL.071019.BEF.003 ecotype Adirondacks linkage group LG13, ASM2129224v1, whole genome shotgun sequence genomic DNA carries:
- the abraxas1 gene encoding BRCA1-A complex subunit Abraxas 1 isoform X1, with amino-acid sequence MAEATVRMSGIVLASLMFQHVNSDSDVEGLILGESRFDEQVTISDSQADHIHIEEIYNVQKHIACRRLNDFYNSAGEVDMNAIKSILADNKQESVIGWYRQRRNTDQQMTFREKVIHEKLKVSLSNPHMIFLLLTPSKVTTAGSTHRMEYAAFISRSRRIMNVPVLVNNLGLLEQLAYWKVSAPCSAEGYNSTMKKHGSRFFSSNGLLREVNDVNTMNESLQAELQKACSDVEESERLVEALQADVAALRGRLSERKQSGKGKAERGSGRVCKTTPDVQSRVFRTAESRFRSVSCLSAAADEDPPEQRNNLLLHEAVRALFARSPLFHSQTLTLEAFPVPDDCCGADGREEDVSTTTNAQETLSLLHPGRTNSRKRPREMLPGSERKRRKSKS; translated from the exons ATGGCGGAGGCGACTGTCCGTATGTCCGGGattgttttagcttctctgatGTTCCAGCATGTTAACAGCGATTCAGACGTG GAAGGCCTCATCCTCGGAGAGAGCAGGTTTGATGAGCAGGTCACCATCAGCGACTCTCAGGCGGACCACATTCACATTGAGGAGATCTACA ATGTCCAGAAGCACATCGCCTGCCGCAGACTGAACGA CTTCTACAACAGCGCAGGAGAGGTGGACATGAACGCCATAAAGAGCATCCTGGCAGACAATAAGCAG GAGAGCGTGATTGGCTGGTACCGACAGCGCAGGAACACGGATCAGCAGATGACGTTCAGAGAGAAGGTCATCCACGAGAAGCTGAAGGTGTCTCTGTCCAACCCTCACATGATCTTCCTGCTGCTGACGCCCAGCAAGGTAACGACCGCAGGCTCCACCCACAGGATGGAGTACGCCGCCTTCATCTCCCGCAGCAG GCGGATCATGAACGTCCCTGTACTCGTCAACAACCTGGGTTTACTGGAGCAGCTGGCGTACTGGAAGGTGTCTGCGCCGTGCTCGGCAGAGGGTTATAACTCCACCATGAAGAAACACGG GTCCAGGTTCTTCTCCTCCAATGGGCTGCTGAGAGAAGTGAACGACGTGAACACGATGAACGAGTCTCTGCAGGCGGAGCTGCag AAAGCGTGCAGCGACGTGGAGGAGAGCGAGCGTCTGGTCGAGGCTCTGCAGGCCGACGTGGCGGCGCTCAGGGGGAGGCTGAGCGAGAGAAAGCAGAGCGGCAAGGGAAAAG CTGAGAGAGGATCTGGACGTGTCTGTAAAACGACCCCAGATGTGCAGAGTCGGGTCTTCAGAACAGCAGAGTCCAGGTTCaggtctgtttcctgtctgtcagcagcTGCAGACGAGGATCCACCCGAGCAGAGGAACAACCTGCTGCTGCACGAGGCCGTCAGGGCCCTGTTCGCCCGCTCGCCTCTCTTCCACTCTCAGACTCTGACCCTCGAGGCCTTTCCTGTTCCCGACGACTGCTGCGGCGCCGACGGGCGGGAGGAAGACGTCTCCACAACAACGAACGCTCAGGAAACTCTCTCCCTGCTGCACCCCGGCAGGACGAACTCCCGGAAGAGACCGAGAGAGATGCTGCCGGGGTCGGAGAGGAAACGCAGGAAGAGCAAGTCCTGA
- the abraxas1 gene encoding BRCA1-A complex subunit Abraxas 1 isoform X2 — MAEATVRMSGIVLASLMFQHVNSDSDVEGLILGESRFDEQVTISDSQADHIHIEEIYNVQKHIACRRLNDFYNSAGEVDMNAIKSILADNKQESVIGWYRQRRNTDQQMTFREKVIHEKLKVSLSNPHMIFLLLTPSKVTTAGSTHRMEYAAFISRSRRIMNVPVLVNNLGLLEQLAYWKVSAPCSAEGYNSTMKKHGSRFFSSNGLLREVNDVNTMNESLQAELQKACSDVEESERLVEALQADVAALRGRLSERKQSGKGKAAADEDPPEQRNNLLLHEAVRALFARSPLFHSQTLTLEAFPVPDDCCGADGREEDVSTTTNAQETLSLLHPGRTNSRKRPREMLPGSERKRRKSKS; from the exons ATGGCGGAGGCGACTGTCCGTATGTCCGGGattgttttagcttctctgatGTTCCAGCATGTTAACAGCGATTCAGACGTG GAAGGCCTCATCCTCGGAGAGAGCAGGTTTGATGAGCAGGTCACCATCAGCGACTCTCAGGCGGACCACATTCACATTGAGGAGATCTACA ATGTCCAGAAGCACATCGCCTGCCGCAGACTGAACGA CTTCTACAACAGCGCAGGAGAGGTGGACATGAACGCCATAAAGAGCATCCTGGCAGACAATAAGCAG GAGAGCGTGATTGGCTGGTACCGACAGCGCAGGAACACGGATCAGCAGATGACGTTCAGAGAGAAGGTCATCCACGAGAAGCTGAAGGTGTCTCTGTCCAACCCTCACATGATCTTCCTGCTGCTGACGCCCAGCAAGGTAACGACCGCAGGCTCCACCCACAGGATGGAGTACGCCGCCTTCATCTCCCGCAGCAG GCGGATCATGAACGTCCCTGTACTCGTCAACAACCTGGGTTTACTGGAGCAGCTGGCGTACTGGAAGGTGTCTGCGCCGTGCTCGGCAGAGGGTTATAACTCCACCATGAAGAAACACGG GTCCAGGTTCTTCTCCTCCAATGGGCTGCTGAGAGAAGTGAACGACGTGAACACGATGAACGAGTCTCTGCAGGCGGAGCTGCag AAAGCGTGCAGCGACGTGGAGGAGAGCGAGCGTCTGGTCGAGGCTCTGCAGGCCGACGTGGCGGCGCTCAGGGGGAGGCTGAGCGAGAGAAAGCAGAGCGGCAAGGGAAAAG cagcTGCAGACGAGGATCCACCCGAGCAGAGGAACAACCTGCTGCTGCACGAGGCCGTCAGGGCCCTGTTCGCCCGCTCGCCTCTCTTCCACTCTCAGACTCTGACCCTCGAGGCCTTTCCTGTTCCCGACGACTGCTGCGGCGCCGACGGGCGGGAGGAAGACGTCTCCACAACAACGAACGCTCAGGAAACTCTCTCCCTGCTGCACCCCGGCAGGACGAACTCCCGGAAGAGACCGAGAGAGATGCTGCCGGGGTCGGAGAGGAAACGCAGGAAGAGCAAGTCCTGA
- the abraxas1 gene encoding BRCA1-A complex subunit Abraxas 1 isoform X3: MAEATVRMSGIVLASLMFQHVNSDSDVEGLILGESRFDEQVTISDSQADHIHIEEIYNVQKHIACRRLNDFYNSAGEVDMNAIKSILADNKQESVIGWYRQRRNTDQQMTFREKVIHEKLKVSLSNPHMIFLLLTPSKVTTAGSTHRMEYAAFISRSRRIMNVPVLVNNLGLLEQLAYWKVSAPCSAEGYNSTMKKHGSRFFSSNGLLREVNDVNTMNESLQAELQKACSDVEESERLVEALQADVAALRGRLSERKQSGKGKAADEDPPEQRNNLLLHEAVRALFARSPLFHSQTLTLEAFPVPDDCCGADGREEDVSTTTNAQETLSLLHPGRTNSRKRPREMLPGSERKRRKSKS, encoded by the exons ATGGCGGAGGCGACTGTCCGTATGTCCGGGattgttttagcttctctgatGTTCCAGCATGTTAACAGCGATTCAGACGTG GAAGGCCTCATCCTCGGAGAGAGCAGGTTTGATGAGCAGGTCACCATCAGCGACTCTCAGGCGGACCACATTCACATTGAGGAGATCTACA ATGTCCAGAAGCACATCGCCTGCCGCAGACTGAACGA CTTCTACAACAGCGCAGGAGAGGTGGACATGAACGCCATAAAGAGCATCCTGGCAGACAATAAGCAG GAGAGCGTGATTGGCTGGTACCGACAGCGCAGGAACACGGATCAGCAGATGACGTTCAGAGAGAAGGTCATCCACGAGAAGCTGAAGGTGTCTCTGTCCAACCCTCACATGATCTTCCTGCTGCTGACGCCCAGCAAGGTAACGACCGCAGGCTCCACCCACAGGATGGAGTACGCCGCCTTCATCTCCCGCAGCAG GCGGATCATGAACGTCCCTGTACTCGTCAACAACCTGGGTTTACTGGAGCAGCTGGCGTACTGGAAGGTGTCTGCGCCGTGCTCGGCAGAGGGTTATAACTCCACCATGAAGAAACACGG GTCCAGGTTCTTCTCCTCCAATGGGCTGCTGAGAGAAGTGAACGACGTGAACACGATGAACGAGTCTCTGCAGGCGGAGCTGCag AAAGCGTGCAGCGACGTGGAGGAGAGCGAGCGTCTGGTCGAGGCTCTGCAGGCCGACGTGGCGGCGCTCAGGGGGAGGCTGAGCGAGAGAAAGCAGAGCGGCAAGGGAAAAG cTGCAGACGAGGATCCACCCGAGCAGAGGAACAACCTGCTGCTGCACGAGGCCGTCAGGGCCCTGTTCGCCCGCTCGCCTCTCTTCCACTCTCAGACTCTGACCCTCGAGGCCTTTCCTGTTCCCGACGACTGCTGCGGCGCCGACGGGCGGGAGGAAGACGTCTCCACAACAACGAACGCTCAGGAAACTCTCTCCCTGCTGCACCCCGGCAGGACGAACTCCCGGAAGAGACCGAGAGAGATGCTGCCGGGGTCGGAGAGGAAACGCAGGAAGAGCAAGTCCTGA
- the mrps18c gene encoding 28S ribosomal protein S18c, mitochondrial codes for MLALRGFQRLKPVSSPHGNTSLRSLTAASNVVLQKEDTLVKMENPFKEPQKGCTLCKVTVDYKNIQLLSQFISPHTGRIYGRHITGLCGRKQREVSKAIKKAHSMGFMSVTHKHPQFMRDPNICGIKDLD; via the exons ATGCTCGCATTGAGAGGCTTTCAGAGACTAAAACCTGTTTCATCACCTCATGGAAACACAA GTTTGAGGAGTCTGACTGCGGCTTCAAATGTAGTCCTGCAGAAAGAAGACACG CTTGTTAAAATGGAGAACCCGTTCAAAGAACCGCAGAAAGGATGCACTCTGTGCAAGGTCACCGTGGACTACAAGAACATCCAG CTGCTGTCTCAGTTCATCTCACCGCACACAGGCAGAATCTACGGCCGACACATCACAG GCTTGTGTGGAAGGAAACAAAGAGAAGTCTCAAAAGCTATAAAGAAAGCTCATTCAATGG GTTTCATGTCTGTGACCCACAAACATCCACAGTTCATGAGGGATCCCAACATCTGTGGTATCAAAGATCTGGATTAG
- the helq gene encoding helicase POLQ-like isoform X1, translating into MFAGNQEISVKRVYSRKRSRDVLKTHLTPARKRGEVTCSQQCPQNWRLSSIMADGQAAEFYSDSEDLFGDYDSLLQDSSLLAKLDDAEHNERQQDVRRSAADQPDFTALRTSKDAVWKPSREDVLTDSILDALGDEPFEDLPPSQRQFQEQVCENVKRSRLQDGGKTSTPLRNTDGPSEPGTERNLEDKRQPKARRSVADQLKRTMLCNAAAPANVSRTVALKEAVVSEEISVAMQAMETVSAETTDLGPFFGLPTKVKDLMYKLRGIESLYDWQETCLNLDCVQQRKNLIYSLPTSGGKTLVAEILILRELLCRKKDCLFILPYISLVQEKVRGLASFGLELDFMVEEYAGSKGKFPPVKRRNSRSLYIATIEKAHSLVNSLIETSRIEDLGLVVVDELHMLGDGSRGAVIEMTLSKVLYMSKATQIIGMSATLGNIEDLQTFLRAENYTNDFRPVQLKEYVKLQDTIYEVDPKEEECFRFSRPLNFKYSSAMQKIDPDHIIALVTEVIPTHSCLVFCPTKKNCENVAGMICKYLKEEFLRLREAEKAVLLRELRDSGNGSVCPVLRKTVPYGLAYHHSGLTSEERKLVEEAYSNGVLCLLTCTSTLAAGINLPARRVILRSPYVATDFLKRSQYKQMVGRAGRAGIDTVGESILILQDKDRDMAKTLVCAPMENCFSNLMHDDGKGILSLILSLIGLNITTSEDQLREFLRGTLLYVQQKRMCVEKSLWEVVQQCVHLLKEKDLITVAADANGQTLQVTKLGKATYKGSVDLTYSDVLYKDLSKGLEGLLLNSCLHLVYLVTPYDMISQCKPDWMTFFRQFTLLSTAEQKMSAAVGVPESFVARKAAGQTVKKSVNMEVARRMYLALVLLSLLKETNLWSVADKFQLSRGFVQTLLSSSSAFCSCVLHFTEELEEFWPFKALLTELTRRLSYCVKAELIPLMEVAGVMEARAKQLYNAGYKTLTHLANADPAVLSKTIENLYKKQAEQIVASAKMLVNEKAAALQEEVDDLLMMPSDLPTVSNTEELL; encoded by the exons ATGTTCGCCGGAAACCAAGAGATCAGTGTGAAAAGAGTTTACTCGAGGAAGAGGTCGAGGGACGTCCTGAAGACTCACCTGACACCTGCCCGGAAGAGAGGAGAGGTTACCTGTTCACAGCAATGTCCCCAGAACTGGAGGCTCAGCAGCATCATGGCTGATGGACAAGCTGCGGAG TTCTACAGCGACAGCGAGGATTTATTCGGGGACTACGACAGCCTCCTGCAGGACAGCTCTCTCCTGGCGAAGCTGGACGATGCAGAACACAATGAACGACAGCAAGACGTCCGGCGTTCGGCTGCCGATCAGCCGGACTTCACCGCTCTGCGGACGTCGAAAGACGCCGTCTGGAAACCGTCCCGTGAAGACGTTCTCACGGACTCCATCTTAGACGCCCTCGGAGACGAACCCTTCGAGGACTTGCCTCCCAGCCAGCGTCAGTTTCAGGAACAAGTTTGTGAGAACGTGAAGAGGAGCAGACTGCAGGACGGAGGCAAAACCTCGACGCCTCTTAGAAACACAGACGGGCCCTCGGAGCCTGGAACAGAAAGGAACTTGGAGGATAAGAGACAACCGAAGGCGAGGCGGAGCGTGGCGGATCAGTTGAAGAGGACGATGCTCTGTAACGCCGCAGCTCCCGCTAATGTTTCACGCACTGTCGCGTTAAAAGAAGCTGTAGTTTCTGAGGAGATCAGCGTCGCCATGCAGGCCATGGAGACGGTCTCTGCTGAGACGACCGACCTCGGGCCCTTCTTTGGGCTCCCCACCAAAGTGAAGGACCTGATGTACAAGCTGAGAGGAATCGAGAGTTTATACG atTGGCAGGAGACGTGtctgaacctggactgtgttcAGCAGAGGAAGAACCTGATCTACTCTCTTCCCACCAGCGGGGGGAAAACTCTCGTTGCAGAGATCCTCATCCTCAGAGAGCTGCTGTGCAGGAAGAAAGACTGTCTGTTCATCTTACCGTACATATCGCTGGTGCAGGAGAAG GTGCGTGGGTTAGCGAGCTTTGGCCTGGAGCTGGACTTCATGGTGGAGGAGTACGCTGGCAGTAAGGGCAAGTTTCCTCCCGTGAAGAGAAGAAACAGCAGATCTCTTTACATCGCTACAATAGAGAAAGCCCACAGCCTCGTCAACTCTCTGATAGAGACCAGCAGGATCGAGGACCTCGGCCTGGTGGTGGTCGATGAG CTTCACATGTTGGGCGATGGCAGCAGAGGGGCTGTTATTGAAATGACTCTGTCCAAAGTCCTCTACATGAGCA AAGCTACTCAGATTATTGGGATGAGCGCCACTCTGGGAAACATCGAAGACCTGCAGACATTTTTAAGGGCTGAAAATTACACCAACGATTTCAGACCT GTCCAGCTGAAGGAGTACGTTAAACTGCAGGACACGATCTATGAAGTGGACCCAAAGGAAGAGGAATGTTTTAGATTCTCACGTCCTCTCAACTTTAAG TACTCAAGTGCGATGCAGAAGATCGACCCGGACCACATCATCGCTCTGGTGACTGAAGTCATTCCAACACATTCGTGTCTGGTTTTCTGCCCCACCAAGAAGAACTGTGAGAACGTGGCAGGGATGATCTGCAAATATCTGAAAGA GGAGTTCCTCCGACTCAGGGAGGCAGAGAAGGCCGTCCTCCTCAGAGAACTGAGGGACAGCGGGAATGGCTCGGTGTGTCCGGTGCTCAGGAAGACGGTGCCGTATGGTTTGGCCTATCACCACAGCGGACTGACCTCCGAGGAGAGGAAACTGGTGGAGGAGGCCTATTCCAACGGGGTCCTCTGTCTCCTCACCTGCACCTCCACGCTGGCTGCAGGCATCAACCTTCCTGCTCGCAG AGTGATTCTGCGCTCACCGTACGTGGCCACGGACTTCCTGAAGAGGAGCCAGTACAAGCAGATGGTGGGTCGGGCGGGTCGAGCAGGGATCGACACTGTTGGGGAGAGCATCCTCATCCTGCAGGACAAGGACCGAGACATG gctAAAACACTTGTGTGTGCCCCGATGGAAAACTGCTTCAGCAACCTGATGCATGACGATGGGAAGGGCATCCTGAGTCTGATCCTGTCCCTCATCGGATTAAAT ATCACCACGTCAGAGGATCAGCTGAGAGAGTTCCTGCGTGGGACGCTGCTGTACGTCCAACAGAAGCGGATGTGTGTGGAGAAGAGTCTGTGGGAGGTGGTGCAGCAGTGCGTCCACCTCCTTAAGGAGAAGGACCTCATCACTGTGGCTGCAGACGCTAATGGTCAGACTCTACAGGTCACCAAGCTGGGAAAGGCTACGTACAAAG GCTCCGTGGATCTGACCTACAGTGACGTGCTGTACAAAGACCTCTCTAAAGGTCTGGAGGGTCTGCTGCTCAACAGCTGCCTCCACCTGGTCTACCTGGTCACACCGTACGACATGATTTCACAGTGTAAGCCCGACTGGATGACGTTCTTCAGACAG TTCACCCTGCTGTCGACTGCAGAGCAGAAGATGTCTGCAGCCGTCGGAGTGCCGGAGAGTTTTGTTGCTAGAAAAGCTGCAGGACAGACGGTGAAGAAG AGCGTGAACATGGAGGTGGCGAGGAGGATGTACCTGGCCCTGGTGCTGCTCTCCTTACTGAAGGAGACCAACCTGTGGAGCGTGGCCGACAAGTTCCAGCTGAGCCGAGGCTTCGTTCAGACTCTGCTCAGCTCCTCCTCGGCCTTCTGCTCCTGCGTGCTGCACTTCACAGAG GAGCTGGAGGAGTTCTGGCCGTTCAAAGCTCTGCTGACGGAGCTGACGCGAAGGCTGAGCTACTGTGTGAAGGCTGAGCTCATCCCTCTGATGGAGGTGGCTGGAGTCATGGAG GCGAGAGCGAAGCAGCTGTATAACGCTGGCTATAAAACGCTGACTCACCTGGCGAACGCTGACCCTGCTGTTCTGTCCAAGACGATAGAAAACCTCTACAAGAAACAAGCCGAGCAGATAGTGGCCTCTGCTAAA ATGCTTGTGAATGAAAAagctgcagctctgcaggaGGAAGTGGACGACCTGCTGATGATGCCTTCAGATCTGCCCACAGTTTCAAACACAGAAGAACTCCTTTGA
- the helq gene encoding helicase POLQ-like isoform X2, with protein MFAGNQEISVKRVYSRKRSRDVLKTHLTPARKRGEVTCSQQCPQNWRLSSIMADGQAAEFYSDSEDLFGDYDSLLQDSSLLAKLDDAEHNERQQDVRRSAADQPDFTALRTSKDAVWKPSREDVLTDSILDALGDEPFEDLPPSQRQFQEQVCENVKRSRLQDGGKTSTPLRNTDGPSEPGTERNLEDKRQPKARRSVADQLKRTMLCNAAAPANVSRTVALKEAVVSEEISVAMQAMETVSAETTDLGPFFGLPTKVKDLMYKLRGIESLYDWQETCLNLDCVQQRKNLIYSLPTSGGKTLVAEILILRELLCRKKDCLFILPYISLVQEKVRGLASFGLELDFMVEEYAGSKGKFPPVKRRNSRSLYIATIEKAHSLVNSLIETSRIEDLGLVVVDELHMLGDGSRGAVIEMTLSKVLYMSKATQIIGMSATLGNIEDLQTFLRAENYTNDFRPVQLKEYVKLQDTIYEVDPKEEECFRFSRPLNFKYSSAMQKIDPDHIIALVTEVIPTHSCLVFCPTKKNCENVAGMICKYLKEEFLRLREAEKAVLLRELRDSGNGSVCPVLRKTVPYGLAYHHSGLTSEERKLVEEAYSNGVLCLLTCTSTLAAGINLPARRVILRSPYVATDFLKRSQYKQMVGRAGRAGIDTVGESILILQDKDRDMAKTLVCAPMENCFSNLMHDDGKGILSLILSLIGLNITTSEDQLREFLRGTLLYVQQKRMCVEKSLWEVVQQCVHLLKEKDLITVAADANGQTLQVTKLGKATYKGSVDLTYSDVLYKDLSKGLEGLLLNSCLHLVYLVTPYDMISQCKPDWMTFFRQFTLLSTAEQKMSAAVGVPESFVARKAAGQTVKKSVNMEVARRMYLALVLLSLLKETNLWSVADKFQLSRGFVQTLLSSSSAFCSCVLHFTEELEEFWPFKALLTELTRRLSYCVKAELIPLMEVAGVMEARAKQLYNAGYKTLTHLANADPAVLSKTIENLYKKQAEQIVASAKMMSLCVPDACE; from the exons ATGTTCGCCGGAAACCAAGAGATCAGTGTGAAAAGAGTTTACTCGAGGAAGAGGTCGAGGGACGTCCTGAAGACTCACCTGACACCTGCCCGGAAGAGAGGAGAGGTTACCTGTTCACAGCAATGTCCCCAGAACTGGAGGCTCAGCAGCATCATGGCTGATGGACAAGCTGCGGAG TTCTACAGCGACAGCGAGGATTTATTCGGGGACTACGACAGCCTCCTGCAGGACAGCTCTCTCCTGGCGAAGCTGGACGATGCAGAACACAATGAACGACAGCAAGACGTCCGGCGTTCGGCTGCCGATCAGCCGGACTTCACCGCTCTGCGGACGTCGAAAGACGCCGTCTGGAAACCGTCCCGTGAAGACGTTCTCACGGACTCCATCTTAGACGCCCTCGGAGACGAACCCTTCGAGGACTTGCCTCCCAGCCAGCGTCAGTTTCAGGAACAAGTTTGTGAGAACGTGAAGAGGAGCAGACTGCAGGACGGAGGCAAAACCTCGACGCCTCTTAGAAACACAGACGGGCCCTCGGAGCCTGGAACAGAAAGGAACTTGGAGGATAAGAGACAACCGAAGGCGAGGCGGAGCGTGGCGGATCAGTTGAAGAGGACGATGCTCTGTAACGCCGCAGCTCCCGCTAATGTTTCACGCACTGTCGCGTTAAAAGAAGCTGTAGTTTCTGAGGAGATCAGCGTCGCCATGCAGGCCATGGAGACGGTCTCTGCTGAGACGACCGACCTCGGGCCCTTCTTTGGGCTCCCCACCAAAGTGAAGGACCTGATGTACAAGCTGAGAGGAATCGAGAGTTTATACG atTGGCAGGAGACGTGtctgaacctggactgtgttcAGCAGAGGAAGAACCTGATCTACTCTCTTCCCACCAGCGGGGGGAAAACTCTCGTTGCAGAGATCCTCATCCTCAGAGAGCTGCTGTGCAGGAAGAAAGACTGTCTGTTCATCTTACCGTACATATCGCTGGTGCAGGAGAAG GTGCGTGGGTTAGCGAGCTTTGGCCTGGAGCTGGACTTCATGGTGGAGGAGTACGCTGGCAGTAAGGGCAAGTTTCCTCCCGTGAAGAGAAGAAACAGCAGATCTCTTTACATCGCTACAATAGAGAAAGCCCACAGCCTCGTCAACTCTCTGATAGAGACCAGCAGGATCGAGGACCTCGGCCTGGTGGTGGTCGATGAG CTTCACATGTTGGGCGATGGCAGCAGAGGGGCTGTTATTGAAATGACTCTGTCCAAAGTCCTCTACATGAGCA AAGCTACTCAGATTATTGGGATGAGCGCCACTCTGGGAAACATCGAAGACCTGCAGACATTTTTAAGGGCTGAAAATTACACCAACGATTTCAGACCT GTCCAGCTGAAGGAGTACGTTAAACTGCAGGACACGATCTATGAAGTGGACCCAAAGGAAGAGGAATGTTTTAGATTCTCACGTCCTCTCAACTTTAAG TACTCAAGTGCGATGCAGAAGATCGACCCGGACCACATCATCGCTCTGGTGACTGAAGTCATTCCAACACATTCGTGTCTGGTTTTCTGCCCCACCAAGAAGAACTGTGAGAACGTGGCAGGGATGATCTGCAAATATCTGAAAGA GGAGTTCCTCCGACTCAGGGAGGCAGAGAAGGCCGTCCTCCTCAGAGAACTGAGGGACAGCGGGAATGGCTCGGTGTGTCCGGTGCTCAGGAAGACGGTGCCGTATGGTTTGGCCTATCACCACAGCGGACTGACCTCCGAGGAGAGGAAACTGGTGGAGGAGGCCTATTCCAACGGGGTCCTCTGTCTCCTCACCTGCACCTCCACGCTGGCTGCAGGCATCAACCTTCCTGCTCGCAG AGTGATTCTGCGCTCACCGTACGTGGCCACGGACTTCCTGAAGAGGAGCCAGTACAAGCAGATGGTGGGTCGGGCGGGTCGAGCAGGGATCGACACTGTTGGGGAGAGCATCCTCATCCTGCAGGACAAGGACCGAGACATG gctAAAACACTTGTGTGTGCCCCGATGGAAAACTGCTTCAGCAACCTGATGCATGACGATGGGAAGGGCATCCTGAGTCTGATCCTGTCCCTCATCGGATTAAAT ATCACCACGTCAGAGGATCAGCTGAGAGAGTTCCTGCGTGGGACGCTGCTGTACGTCCAACAGAAGCGGATGTGTGTGGAGAAGAGTCTGTGGGAGGTGGTGCAGCAGTGCGTCCACCTCCTTAAGGAGAAGGACCTCATCACTGTGGCTGCAGACGCTAATGGTCAGACTCTACAGGTCACCAAGCTGGGAAAGGCTACGTACAAAG GCTCCGTGGATCTGACCTACAGTGACGTGCTGTACAAAGACCTCTCTAAAGGTCTGGAGGGTCTGCTGCTCAACAGCTGCCTCCACCTGGTCTACCTGGTCACACCGTACGACATGATTTCACAGTGTAAGCCCGACTGGATGACGTTCTTCAGACAG TTCACCCTGCTGTCGACTGCAGAGCAGAAGATGTCTGCAGCCGTCGGAGTGCCGGAGAGTTTTGTTGCTAGAAAAGCTGCAGGACAGACGGTGAAGAAG AGCGTGAACATGGAGGTGGCGAGGAGGATGTACCTGGCCCTGGTGCTGCTCTCCTTACTGAAGGAGACCAACCTGTGGAGCGTGGCCGACAAGTTCCAGCTGAGCCGAGGCTTCGTTCAGACTCTGCTCAGCTCCTCCTCGGCCTTCTGCTCCTGCGTGCTGCACTTCACAGAG GAGCTGGAGGAGTTCTGGCCGTTCAAAGCTCTGCTGACGGAGCTGACGCGAAGGCTGAGCTACTGTGTGAAGGCTGAGCTCATCCCTCTGATGGAGGTGGCTGGAGTCATGGAG GCGAGAGCGAAGCAGCTGTATAACGCTGGCTATAAAACGCTGACTCACCTGGCGAACGCTGACCCTGCTGTTCTGTCCAAGACGATAGAAAACCTCTACAAGAAACAAGCCGAGCAGATAGTGGCCTCTGCTAAA atgatgtctctctgtgttccaGATGCTTGTGAATGA